A stretch of Bufo gargarizans isolate SCDJY-AF-19 unplaced genomic scaffold, ASM1485885v1 original_scaffold_1488_pilon, whole genome shotgun sequence DNA encodes these proteins:
- the MFSD3 gene encoding major facilitator superfamily domain-containing protein 3, whose amino-acid sequence MVPLLLLDQGVSPAELGIWSGMVSLGFSIAGSAVGGALLRKGRSVHSLLRTLFLFRLSCLVLQTILLTSLGREAGFVKVSLLLTLVLQNFLAGVITTATFTLMMLCTRQCHKRVQASHYSLLSSLEVLGKVVFSAVSGLLVDSLGVSASFSLFIVLSCLPLLHLQRLPSTLR is encoded by the exons ATGGTCCCACTGCTGCTGCTGGATCAGGGCGTGTCCCCGGCGGAGTTGGGGATCTGGAGCGGAATGGTGTCCTTGGGGTTCTCCATTGCTGGATCTGCGGTTGGAGGAGCGCTCCTGAGGAAGGGCAG GTCGGTTCACTCGCTGCTCAGGACGCTCTTCCTTTTCCGGCTCTCCTGTCTGGTGCTGCAGACTATCCTCCTCACTTCCTTGGGTAGAGAAGCAGGCTTTGTGAAAG TGTCTCTGCTCCTGACTCTGGTGCTGCAGAATTTCCTGGCCGGTGTGATCACTACAGCGACCTTCACCCTAATGATGCTCTGCACTCGTCAATGTCACAAGAGAGTCCAG GCCAGTCACTACAGTCTTCTGTCATCTCTAGAGGTTCTTGGTAAAGTGGTTTTCAGCGCGGTCTCGGGGCTCCTGGTGGACTCTCTTGGTGTCTCTGCATCCTTCTCCCTGTTTATTGTTCTCTCCTGTCTGCCCCTCCTTCACCTTCAGAGACTTCCATCCACCTTACGGTGA